Proteins from a genomic interval of Deltaproteobacteria bacterium:
- a CDS encoding nucleotidyltransferase domain-containing protein, translating to MNAIEKEVLGRFKALLLERIRLYKLILFGSRARGDADPYSDMDVVVILDDPLDEKARSDVSDCAWEAGFEHGIVIVPVVFSRNEWENGPERQSLLVQAVEAEGVPI from the coding sequence ATGAATGCAATTGAAAAAGAGGTTCTTGGCCGATTTAAAGCGTTGTTGCTTGAACGAATCCGTCTGTACAAATTGATCCTTTTCGGTTCAAGGGCCCGCGGAGACGCCGATCCATACTCTGATATGGACGTAGTTGTGATTTTAGATGACCCACTAGATGAAAAGGCCAGGAGCGATGTCAGCGATTGTGCATGGGAAGCTGGTTTTGAGCATGGGATTGTTATAGTTCCAGTAGTGTTCAGCCGCAACGAATGGGAAAATGGACCAGAACGTCAATCTCTCCTTGTTC